The nucleotide window GATGCCCTTCCGACGCTGGAAGTCCCGAATCTGTTCTTGATCCTGTCCATGGTCTGATAAAGGGAGATCAGTTCTTCGGTATCTTCGAAAAGGTCCATCTGATGACTCCCGTGCACAAGACCGGTGAAGCGGATGCCTATCAGACGGATCCTCATTCTACGGGTATACACCTTATGAAACAATTCAAGGACAGCCCTGTGCAGAGTATGGTCGGCAGAAGTGTACGGAACCTTGCACTGTTTGGTCTCTGTGTCAAAATTGGAATACCTGATCTTAACGGTAACGGTAGAGGTCAGCCATTTTTCCTGCCTTAGCTGATAGGCCAGCTTTTCTACCATTCCCGACAAAATGCTTCTGATCTGATGAACATCGATCGTATCCTCAGAAAATGTATCTTCGGTGGATATTGATTTCCTTTCAGAATAGGGCACTACGGGTGTATCATCGATGCCATGGGCTTTTTTCCAAAGTATCGTTCCATTTTTTCCGATCAGTTGATGAAGGACCTCTACAGGCATTTCAGATAGGGTTTGTATCGTCTTAACGCCTAGCCTGGAGAACAGATTGAAGGTCTCTGTGCCGACCATCGGGATCTTTTTGATGGATAGGGGATTTAAAAAATTCTGGATATGGGGAGCCCTGACCTCTAGTCTGCCTGTCGGTTTTGATTCTCCGGTCCCGATCTTGGATACCGTCTTATTGGTGGAAAGGGCAAAGCTGATCGGCAGGCCTGTATTTTTCTGAACAGCATCCGCGATCTCATTGGTCCATTGAAAGCATCCGAAGAATTGATCCATTCCTGAGAGGTCAAGATAAAATTCATCGATACTGGCTTTCTCCAGCACCGGTACTTTTCCCTGAATGACCTCGGTCACCAGATGCGACATATTGGAGTAGTATTCCATATCTCCTTTGATGACCTTTGCATCAGGGCATAGCCTCAATGCCATTTTTATCGGCATCGCTGAACGCACCCCAAACTTCCGGACCTCATAGGAGCATGATGCCACCACACCACGGTCCCCACCTCCAATGATCACAGGCTGTTTCTCCAAGACTGAGTTTTTCAGCCGCTCACAGGAGACAAAGAATGTGTCAAGGTCCATATGTGCAATTGCTCTTTCCATTCTGCAAACTTAGTCACGTTTTTAAACAAAATTTGTATATTTGTTGTCATAAATTATGACAATGTCAATTTTTGCAGATAACATCGTGTTTTTGAGAGGTCAAAAAAATCTAACCCAACATAAGCTGGCGGAAGAACTCATTCTTACAAGATCAAGATATGTTTCATACGAATATGGAAATGCAGAACCTCCCATTGAGGTATTGGTCCGGATCTCCAAATATTATAATATCAGCATCGATCTTTTGGTCACGGTCGATATCAGAAAATATCCGTTGGACAGGATGATCGATCTGCCGGGGAATAAGATATTACTTCCGGTAGCAGTAGATGCGGAGGGAAATAATTTCATTGAGATCGTACCTCAAAAAGCTTCTATGGGTTACTTGAAAGGATTCAGCGACCCTGAATTCATTGAAGGTCTTCAGAAAATGCAGCTGCCTTTCTTAAAAAACGGAAAATACCGTGCATTTTTAGCGGATGGTGATTCTATGCCACCCTTTGCTGACCAATCCATCATTATAGGAGAGTATGTAGAAAAATTGGAAGACCTTAAATCAAATAAGGAATATATCTTTGTTACCACTGAAGGCATTACCTACAAGACATTTTTGAAAAGGAACAAAAAGTTCATTACCGTATCAGCCGATAACTCATTTTACGAACCATACGATATTCCACTGGAGGATATCGCAGAAGTATGGCGTTATGTAAGAGGGATACTTCCCCAGGATTACAAACCGCATTCGCTTCCTGATGAGGCCAATCTCAAAAATCTCGTAGCAGAAGCCAAACGCAGTATCAGTAATTTGGAGAACGGTATTATTAAACTCAATCCTTAAGAATAAAAGCTTCCCCGGAGGGAAGCTAAAAACACAAATGATGAAAAAAAATTATCCCATTGAATTGGGATATGATAAAGATAAATATTTTACACAAAAAATCAAAATGGGTCAGCTGAGTTTATTTGATGCCGAAGAATTTTATGAGTTTCCAAAAGACCTTTTGGAATACCGGGACAATTTTCTGAGTGCGGAAGAGGCAGATCGTTTAAAAGACCATCTGCTTAAAACTGCTCCCTGGGAACAGCGCACTCAGAAAATGTATGACAAGATGGTGATAACACCACGCTTGACCGCTTGGTATGGCGATTCAAAATACAATGAATCCGCTGATAATAATGCATCAGCTACCAACCCTTGGACTCCGGAGTTATTATCCTTGAAAGAGAGAATAGAAAACGAATTCAGTTATCGGTTCAATGGCGTATTGCTTAACCTCTATCGTGACAACAATGATTCAGTGGCGTGGCACAGGGATAAAGAAAGCCGATACGGAAAGAGGCCTGTCATAGCATCCATAAGTCTTGGACAGACCAGAAACTTTGATTTCAGAAAAAAAGATCATCATCAGAGCAAATACAGCCTGCCGCTCCCGCACGGTTCACTCCTTATTATGAAAGGTGATCTTCAGGAGAATTGGGAACATCGGATCGCCAAATCTACAATACCTATGAAGGAACGTATTAATTTGACCTTCCGAAGGATCAGTGAACTATAATATCATAAAAAATAAAATTAAATAATAGTTATATGTCTATTTCGTACTACGATTTTAAAAATCTACCCACGCAATCTCAATACGAATTGGCCTTGGCCGAAGGAAAGGTCATCAGTGAAACCTCTAAGGATGGACTAAAGTTTGTATTATATGAGCTGTCAAGTTTTTCAGTTGAGATTGTATATAAGACCATCAATAACAAGATAGAAGGTCTTAGCGTATTCCAGAATAAAGGAACTCTGTGACAACTAAAATAATTCTCATTTGTCTTCGTCCTAAAAAAGTGTGATTTGAATCACATCAAAATAGTGACTTGGGTCATGCTTTTAAAAGACAGATACTTCCAACTTTGTAGTAATTAAATAAATATAAAAATGAGCAAAAAAGTTTTATTCGTGCTTACGAGTCACGATGAATTAGGAAATACAGGACAGAAGACCGGATTCTGGACAGAAGAATTAGCGGCTCCTTATTATGCATTGTCTGATAAAGGAGTTGAAGTTACATTGGCATCTCCAAAGGGAGGTCAACCGCCAATCGATCCGAAAAGTGAAGATCCTTCATCTCAGACTGATGCTACGCGCAGAATGGACAGTGATGAGGTTTTAAAGGAAAAATTAAAAAACACTCACAAATTATCCGAAGTCAAAAGTGAAGACTTTGATGCAGTATTTTATCCTGGTGGTCACGGTCCTTTATGGGATCTGGCTGAAGATAAGGTTTCTCAGGACTTAATTATTGATTTTTACAACAGTGATAAGCCTGTAGCATTCGTTTGCCATGCACCCGGAGTTTTGAAGGATGTAAAAATTGACGGTGAATATTTGGTAAAAGGTAAAAACGTCACTGGATTTACCAACACGGAAGAAGAGGCTGTACAGTTAACTGATGTAGTTCCGTTTCTCGTTGAAG belongs to Chryseobacterium sp. KACC 21268 and includes:
- the dinB gene encoding DNA polymerase IV; this encodes MERAIAHMDLDTFFVSCERLKNSVLEKQPVIIGGGDRGVVASCSYEVRKFGVRSAMPIKMALRLCPDAKVIKGDMEYYSNMSHLVTEVIQGKVPVLEKASIDEFYLDLSGMDQFFGCFQWTNEIADAVQKNTGLPISFALSTNKTVSKIGTGESKPTGRLEVRAPHIQNFLNPLSIKKIPMVGTETFNLFSRLGVKTIQTLSEMPVEVLHQLIGKNGTILWKKAHGIDDTPVVPYSERKSISTEDTFSEDTIDVHQIRSILSGMVEKLAYQLRQEKWLTSTVTVKIRYSNFDTETKQCKVPYTSADHTLHRAVLELFHKVYTRRMRIRLIGIRFTGLVHGSHQMDLFEDTEELISLYQTMDRIKNRFGTSSVGRASGFLK
- a CDS encoding LexA family transcriptional regulator, with protein sequence MSIFADNIVFLRGQKNLTQHKLAEELILTRSRYVSYEYGNAEPPIEVLVRISKYYNISIDLLVTVDIRKYPLDRMIDLPGNKILLPVAVDAEGNNFIEIVPQKASMGYLKGFSDPEFIEGLQKMQLPFLKNGKYRAFLADGDSMPPFADQSIIIGEYVEKLEDLKSNKEYIFVTTEGITYKTFLKRNKKFITVSADNSFYEPYDIPLEDIAEVWRYVRGILPQDYKPHSLPDEANLKNLVAEAKRSISNLENGIIKLNP
- a CDS encoding alpha-ketoglutarate-dependent dioxygenase AlkB, which translates into the protein MKKNYPIELGYDKDKYFTQKIKMGQLSLFDAEEFYEFPKDLLEYRDNFLSAEEADRLKDHLLKTAPWEQRTQKMYDKMVITPRLTAWYGDSKYNESADNNASATNPWTPELLSLKERIENEFSYRFNGVLLNLYRDNNDSVAWHRDKESRYGKRPVIASISLGQTRNFDFRKKDHHQSKYSLPLPHGSLLIMKGDLQENWEHRIAKSTIPMKERINLTFRRISEL
- a CDS encoding type 1 glutamine amidotransferase domain-containing protein, producing the protein MSKKVLFVLTSHDELGNTGQKTGFWTEELAAPYYALSDKGVEVTLASPKGGQPPIDPKSEDPSSQTDATRRMDSDEVLKEKLKNTHKLSEVKSEDFDAVFYPGGHGPLWDLAEDKVSQDLIIDFYNSDKPVAFVCHAPGVLKDVKIDGEYLVKGKNVTGFTNTEEEAVQLTDVVPFLVEDVLKKNGGSYSKVEDWAPYAIVDGRLITGQNPASSEKVAEELLKLI